The window GTGCCGGTGCCGACCTTGGTTTCGTTGACGCCCTGGGTGAGCCACCACTCGATGGTCACGCGGTCGTTGTCAGGGTCGCTGGCGGTGGCGGTGTAGGTGGTGCCGCTGGTGGCGACGGTGATCGTGGGAGGCTGGTTGCCATCGGCGGCGTGGAAGCTGCGGATGCGGCCGTCCTTGTTGAAGTACCAGTCGCCGCCGTATTCGAGCAGCCAGAGGGTGCCATCCGCGGCCATCTCGAGGTCCATCGGGTGCTTCAGCTTGTCCATGACGGGCTCGAGCTTTTCGAGCTTCTCCTCGCGGCCGAGCTTGGCCTTCCACATCTTGCTGCGGGCCCAATCGTAGGTCAGCAGCGAGTGGTCATCCTCCTTGCCGAGGAGATTGAACTTTCTACGAGCATCATAGTAGAAGACGGGGCCGGCCATCGCATTGCGGCCACCGCTGCCCATGACGGGGAACTCGGGGCTGTCCGCATAGGGATACCAGATGAAGGCCTTCTGGGCCGGTGGCAGGTCGACGAGGCCGGTATTGCGGATGCTGGGGTTCTTCGGCTTGGCGGGGTCGGTGATTTCGCCGGGCTTGCCGGTATTGAAGTCGACGATGGCGTAGGGCTTGTTGTCGGCGATGACGAAGGGCCAGCCGAAGTTGCCGGCTTGCTTGGCCTGGTTCACTTCATCGTGACCGCGGGGACCCTTGGAGCCTTCGTTGCCGGCGTCGGGGCCGACTTCTCCCCAGTAGAGTACGCGGGTTTTCGGGTCGATGGAGATGCGGAAGGGATTGCGGCAACCCATCACGTAGATCTCGGGGCGGGTCTTTGCGGTGCCGGGTGGGAAGAGATTGCCCTTCGGGATCTCGTAGCCGTTTTCGGTGGGCTTGATGCGGAGGATCTTGCCGCGGAGGTCATTGGTATTGCCGGCGCTGCGCATCGAGTCGGCGTGCTCGTGGCCATCGCGGTCATCCATGGGCGCGAAGCCATCGCTCTCGAAGGGGTTCGTATTGTCGCCGGTGCTGAGGTAGAGGAGGCCATCCGGACTGAAGGTGAGCGAGCCGCCGTGGTGGCAGACCCGGTCGCGGCGGTCGGTGGGGATATCGAGCAGGACCTTCTCCGAGGAGAGGTCGAGCTTTCCATCCTTCAGCTCGAAGCGGGAGAGGCGGTTCAGCATCTCCTTGGGATGGCTGTAGTAGAGGTAGAGGCGGCGATTCTTGGCGAAGGCTGGATCGAGGGTCACGCCGAGCAGACCGTCCTCGCGGGCCCATGGCGAATTGCGGTCGGCTTCGCGCAAGGCGGTCACTGGCACCTCGCCGATTTCGAAGACGCCGCCGGTGGATGGGCGAACGCGCAGCACCCGGCCCTCGCGCTCGATGACGATGATGTCGCCATTTGGAACGAGGGTGATTTCCATCGGGTCGCGGAGGTTATCGACGATGGTGGTGCTCTGGATTTCGGCGGCCGGGGTGCAGGTGATGGCGAGGCCGGAGAGGAGGACGGAGCGAAGGGTGAGTGACGAGCTCATGCGAGGGTTCGGACTGGGCTAACGGGGCGGAAGGATTTGGTGGGAGGCGATACTTTCTCAGCTAATAAAACGTTTCAGGCGGCCGGGGCCCAAGCGAAAAAAGATGGCCTTGGGAGGGCGCGCAGGGGCCTCGGGAGGGGGCCAGTCGAGTCCGTTGACGCATCCGGGGGCTGGTGATGAAATACGGGCATGAGGTTTGCGTGTGTTCTGTTGGTTTTCCTGTCGGC is drawn from Luteolibacter sp. Y139 and contains these coding sequences:
- a CDS encoding PQQ-dependent sugar dehydrogenase yields the protein MSSSLTLRSVLLSGLAITCTPAAEIQSTTIVDNLRDPMEITLVPNGDIIVIEREGRVLRVRPSTGGVFEIGEVPVTALREADRNSPWAREDGLLGVTLDPAFAKNRRLYLYYSHPKEMLNRLSRFELKDGKLDLSSEKVLLDIPTDRRDRVCHHGGSLTFSPDGLLYLSTGDNTNPFESDGFAPMDDRDGHEHADSMRSAGNTNDLRGKILRIKPTENGYEIPKGNLFPPGTAKTRPEIYVMGCRNPFRISIDPKTRVLYWGEVGPDAGNEGSKGPRGHDEVNQAKQAGNFGWPFVIADNKPYAIVDFNTGKPGEITDPAKPKNPSIRNTGLVDLPPAQKAFIWYPYADSPEFPVMGSGGRNAMAGPVFYYDARRKFNLLGKEDDHSLLTYDWARSKMWKAKLGREEKLEKLEPVMDKLKHPMDLEMAADGTLWLLEYGGDWYFNKDGRIRSFHAADGNQPPTITVATSGTTYTATASDPDNDRVTIEWWLTQGVNETKVGTGTSVTLTSSGSELRAVATDAKGAIAIARVPLEAEKTLPPLTLDLTGKPDKLGFDEEVPFTVKGAADPSKIVVRARYIPPTGHDAGGPQFSSDIEKLVTSRQCFACHQVDKTSVGPAYLDVAMKYRGKPDEAARLQAKVKTGGGGVWGEVPMPPQVAVSDAEGETIIRAILALAQGMAETRGTDSGKLHLSPVGSAQPGGAWEITAEAAGYTAARTRVPAK